From one Lycium barbarum isolate Lr01 chromosome 6, ASM1917538v2, whole genome shotgun sequence genomic stretch:
- the LOC132645653 gene encoding flap endonuclease GEN-like 1 isoform X2: MRRCLVLIYLLQELLELLGVPVLKAKGEAEALCAQLNREGQVDACITSDSDALLFGANCVIKNMQPNSNEPFECYHMSDIESGLGLRRNQLIAISLLVGNDHNLTGVPGIGLETAYRFVKSVSDDEILYRLREIGGGDLQVFQCDVNLESSSVPSSDESPRKTKARHCSLCGHPGSKKAHLKFACQYCSSTANEGCIQKPLGFKCNCSSCDLDNKEKEQKRNENWKIKVCKMIASEQNFPNNEITEMYLNKQQQYDGDYHLSWGSPKMDMLVDYLAYYQHWEPSYIRQRMLPMLSTIFLRDVTSNSKDQLLCGQFEFDSIQRVKTRFGHQLYVINWKKPTRETSNEICIPSEGHDMEQELGIADESTDLLDEPDALQIHIDGCSFLSTEEDMVLVQNAFPEKVSQFLRNKELKESKSRRKRPGKTENSESPKGVQLSITNFYRSSKVPCHEKPGEGEAGCPKISADTSGEKRDKEPIRNYSKSARRKLLFD, translated from the exons ATGCGGCGATGTTTAGTCCTAATCTACTTACTACAG GAGTTGCTTGAACTTCTTGGAGTCCCAGTTTTAAAAGCAAAAGGAGAAGCTGAAGCACTCTGTGCACAGTTGAATAGAGAAGGACAAGTTGATGCTTGTATTACTTCTGACAGTGATGCACTTCTCTTCGGAGCCAATTGTGTTATCAAAAATATGCAACCCAACTCCAAT GAACCATTTGAGTGCTATCACATGTCAGATATTGAGTCTGGTCTTGGGCTGAGGAGGAATCAGTTGATAGCAATTTCGCTTTTGGTGGGAAATGATCACAACTTAACTGGTGTACCTGGGATCGGGCTTGAAACAGCATATCGTTTTGTCAAATCTGTTAGTGATGATGAAATCTTGTATAG GTTGCGGGAAATAGGTGGAGGTGATCTACAGGTGTTTCAGTGTGATGTCAACTTAGAGAGTAGCTCTGTACCCAGTTCAGATGAGAGCCCTCGGAAAACCAAAGCACGACATTGTTCGCTCTGTGGGCATCCAGGGAGCAAGAAAGCTCACCTCAAGTTTGCTTGTCAGTATTGCAGTTCCACTGCCAATGAGGGTTGCATACAGAAACCGTTGGGCTTCAAGTGTAATTGCTCCTCATGTGATTTG GATAATAAAGAAAAAGAGCAGAAAAGAAATGAGAATTGGAAGATTAAAGTTTGCAAAATGATAGCCTCGGAGCAGAACTTCCCAAACAATGAGATCACAGAAATGTACTTGAACAAGCAACAACAATATG ATGGTGATTATCATTTATCATGGGGAAGTCCAAAGATGGATATGCTAGTTGATTATCTGGCTTATTATCAGCACTGGGAGCCATCTTATATACGACAAAGAATGCTTCCTATGTTATCCACCATATTTCTAAGAGACGTGACCTCAAATTCAAAAGATCAATTGTTATGCGGACAATTTGAGTTTGATTCCATTCAGAGGGTGAAGACAAGATTCGGACATCAACTTTACGTAATCAATTGGAAGAAACCAACACGTGAAACGAGCAATGAAATCTGCATACCTTCTGAAGGCCATGATATGGAGCAGGAGCTGGGAATAGCTGATGAGTCTACAGATTTGCTCGATGAACCTGATGCTCTGCAGATTCATATCGACGGGTGCAGCTTTTTGTCAACTGAAGAAGATATGGTGCTTGTACAGAATGCTTTTCCAGAAAAGGTGTCCCAGTTCTTGAGAAACAAG GAACTAAAAGAATCAAAATCACGAAGAAAAAGACCAGGGAAGACTGAAAATTCAGAATCGCCTAAAGGTGTTCAACTCAGCATCACCAACTTCTATCGATCATCGAAAGTCCCTTGTCATGAGAAGCCAGGGGAGGGTGAAGCCGGATGTCCAAAGATTAGTGCGGATACTTCTGGAGAGAAGAGAGATAAAGAACCTATCCGAAACTACTCCAAGTCAGCTAGACGCAAGCTTTTGTTCGATTAA
- the LOC132645653 gene encoding flap endonuclease GEN-like 1 isoform X1: protein MGVGGNFWDLLKPYARAENFDFLRNKRVAVDLSYWIVQQETALKGNIRNPHIRLTFFRTINLFSKFGAFPVFVTDGTASPLKSQARIARFFRASGIDLSSFPAADQGISIERNKAFQKCEKECVELLELLGVPVLKAKGEAEALCAQLNREGQVDACITSDSDALLFGANCVIKNMQPNSNEPFECYHMSDIESGLGLRRNQLIAISLLVGNDHNLTGVPGIGLETAYRFVKSVSDDEILYRLREIGGGDLQVFQCDVNLESSSVPSSDESPRKTKARHCSLCGHPGSKKAHLKFACQYCSSTANEGCIQKPLGFKCNCSSCDLDNKEKEQKRNENWKIKVCKMIASEQNFPNNEITEMYLNKQQQYDGDYHLSWGSPKMDMLVDYLAYYQHWEPSYIRQRMLPMLSTIFLRDVTSNSKDQLLCGQFEFDSIQRVKTRFGHQLYVINWKKPTRETSNEICIPSEGHDMEQELGIADESTDLLDEPDALQIHIDGCSFLSTEEDMVLVQNAFPEKVSQFLRNKELKESKSRRKRPGKTENSESPKGVQLSITNFYRSSKVPCHEKPGEGEAGCPKISADTSGEKRDKEPIRNYSKSARRKLLFD, encoded by the exons ATGGGTGTTGGTGGAAACTTCTGGGATTTACTGAAACCTTACGCTCGAGCAGAAAACTTTGATTTCTTGAGAAACAAACGTGTTGCTGTTGACTTGTCTTATTGGATCGTTCAACAAGAAACTGCACTTAAGGGAAACATTCGAAATCCACATATTAGACTCACTTTTTTCCGTACCATTAATCTCTTCTCTAAG TTTGGTGCATTTCCTGTTTTTGTCACGGATGGTACTGCATCACCGCTTAAGTCTCAGGCAAGGATTGCACGATTTTTTCGGGCATCAGGAATTGATTTATCGAGTTTTCCAGCGGCTGACCAGGGCATTTCAATTGAAAGGAACAAGGCATTTCAGAAATGCGAAAAAGAATGTGTT GAGTTGCTTGAACTTCTTGGAGTCCCAGTTTTAAAAGCAAAAGGAGAAGCTGAAGCACTCTGTGCACAGTTGAATAGAGAAGGACAAGTTGATGCTTGTATTACTTCTGACAGTGATGCACTTCTCTTCGGAGCCAATTGTGTTATCAAAAATATGCAACCCAACTCCAAT GAACCATTTGAGTGCTATCACATGTCAGATATTGAGTCTGGTCTTGGGCTGAGGAGGAATCAGTTGATAGCAATTTCGCTTTTGGTGGGAAATGATCACAACTTAACTGGTGTACCTGGGATCGGGCTTGAAACAGCATATCGTTTTGTCAAATCTGTTAGTGATGATGAAATCTTGTATAG GTTGCGGGAAATAGGTGGAGGTGATCTACAGGTGTTTCAGTGTGATGTCAACTTAGAGAGTAGCTCTGTACCCAGTTCAGATGAGAGCCCTCGGAAAACCAAAGCACGACATTGTTCGCTCTGTGGGCATCCAGGGAGCAAGAAAGCTCACCTCAAGTTTGCTTGTCAGTATTGCAGTTCCACTGCCAATGAGGGTTGCATACAGAAACCGTTGGGCTTCAAGTGTAATTGCTCCTCATGTGATTTG GATAATAAAGAAAAAGAGCAGAAAAGAAATGAGAATTGGAAGATTAAAGTTTGCAAAATGATAGCCTCGGAGCAGAACTTCCCAAACAATGAGATCACAGAAATGTACTTGAACAAGCAACAACAATATG ATGGTGATTATCATTTATCATGGGGAAGTCCAAAGATGGATATGCTAGTTGATTATCTGGCTTATTATCAGCACTGGGAGCCATCTTATATACGACAAAGAATGCTTCCTATGTTATCCACCATATTTCTAAGAGACGTGACCTCAAATTCAAAAGATCAATTGTTATGCGGACAATTTGAGTTTGATTCCATTCAGAGGGTGAAGACAAGATTCGGACATCAACTTTACGTAATCAATTGGAAGAAACCAACACGTGAAACGAGCAATGAAATCTGCATACCTTCTGAAGGCCATGATATGGAGCAGGAGCTGGGAATAGCTGATGAGTCTACAGATTTGCTCGATGAACCTGATGCTCTGCAGATTCATATCGACGGGTGCAGCTTTTTGTCAACTGAAGAAGATATGGTGCTTGTACAGAATGCTTTTCCAGAAAAGGTGTCCCAGTTCTTGAGAAACAAG GAACTAAAAGAATCAAAATCACGAAGAAAAAGACCAGGGAAGACTGAAAATTCAGAATCGCCTAAAGGTGTTCAACTCAGCATCACCAACTTCTATCGATCATCGAAAGTCCCTTGTCATGAGAAGCCAGGGGAGGGTGAAGCCGGATGTCCAAAGATTAGTGCGGATACTTCTGGAGAGAAGAGAGATAAAGAACCTATCCGAAACTACTCCAAGTCAGCTAGACGCAAGCTTTTGTTCGATTAA